A single genomic interval of Alligator mississippiensis isolate rAllMis1 chromosome 15, rAllMis1, whole genome shotgun sequence harbors:
- the HAPLN2 gene encoding hyaluronan and proteoglycan link protein 2 isoform X1, with the protein MGQYQETGKLLGSCFTMHQLLLLASAYLSSLPAAFTIYQKATGNPAAAPRLQYLLEPLHEVVHTQRGATVTLPCVLRSLPPSYKVKWSKVEPADFLENIVLITNGAQHKNYGHLGARARLRRGHRLDASLTITNVALEDEGRYRCQLVNGLEDESLSLSLQLEGVVFPYQTGNGRYKFNYFEAKRACEEQDSRLATYQQLYKAWTEGLDWCNAGWILDGTVHYPIINSREPCGGRLLLPGIRTYGAKDKQKDRFDAFCFTSAMKGRVYFIRGHLNFKEAGQACRNHGATIAKVGQLYSAWKFSQLDRCDGGWLADGSVRYPITIPRARCGGLPDPGVRSFGFPNKEQRTYGTYCYSVK; encoded by the exons ATGGGCCAGTACCAGGAGACAG GCAAGCTCCTGGGCTCCTGCTTCACTATGCAccagcttctgctgctggcttctgcctatctctcctccctgcctgctgccttcaCCATTTACCAGAAGGCAACTGGGAATCCag CGGCTGCCCCGCGCCTGCAGTACCTGCTGGAACCGCTGCACGAGGTGGTTCACACCCAGCGCGGTGCCACGGTCACCCTGCCCTGCGTGCtgcgctccctgccccccagctacAAGGTGAAGTGGAGCAAGGTGGAGCCAGCCGACTTCCTGGAGAACATCGTCCTCATCACCAATGGGGCTCAGCACAAGAACTACGGGCACCTGGGCGCCCGGGCCCGCCTGCGCCGCGGCCACCGCCTCGATGCCTCCCTCACCATCACCAACGTGGCGCTGGAGGACGAGGGGCGCTACCGCTGCCAGCTTGTCAATGGCTTGGAGGACGAGAGCCTCTCCCTGAGTCTGCAGCTGGAGG GTGTCGTCTTCCCCTACCAGACGGGCAACGGGCGCTACAAGTTCAACTACTTCGAGGCCAAGCGGGCATGTGAGGAGCAGGACTCCCGGCTGGCGACCTACCAGCAGCTGTACAAAG CTTGGACCGAAGGGCTGGACTGGTGCAACGCAGGGTGGATTCTCGATGGCACAGTCCACTACCCCATCATCAACTCCCGTGAGCCTTGTGGGGGACGCCTCCTCCTCCCGGGCATCCGGACCTATGGGGCCAAAGACAAGCAGAAGGACCGGTTCGATGCGTTCTGCTTCACCTCCGCCATGAAAG GCCGGGTCTACTTCATCCGTGGCCACCTCAACTTCAAGGAGGCCGGGCAAGCCTGCCGCAATCACGGCGCCACCATCGCCAAGGTCGGGCAGCTCTACTCAGCGTGGAAGTTCTCCCAGCTGGACCGCTGTgatgggggctggctggctgacgGCAGCGTGCGCTATCCCATCACCATCCCCCGGGCCCGCTGTGGAGGCCTCCCAGACCCCGGCGTCCGGAGCTTTGGTTTCCCCAACAAGGAACAGAGGACGTATGGGACCTACTGCTACTCGGTGAAGTAG
- the HAPLN2 gene encoding hyaluronan and proteoglycan link protein 2 isoform X2 encodes MHQLLLLASAYLSSLPAAFTIYQKATGNPAAAPRLQYLLEPLHEVVHTQRGATVTLPCVLRSLPPSYKVKWSKVEPADFLENIVLITNGAQHKNYGHLGARARLRRGHRLDASLTITNVALEDEGRYRCQLVNGLEDESLSLSLQLEGVVFPYQTGNGRYKFNYFEAKRACEEQDSRLATYQQLYKAWTEGLDWCNAGWILDGTVHYPIINSREPCGGRLLLPGIRTYGAKDKQKDRFDAFCFTSAMKGRVYFIRGHLNFKEAGQACRNHGATIAKVGQLYSAWKFSQLDRCDGGWLADGSVRYPITIPRARCGGLPDPGVRSFGFPNKEQRTYGTYCYSVK; translated from the exons ATGCAccagcttctgctgctggcttctgcctatctctcctccctgcctgctgccttcaCCATTTACCAGAAGGCAACTGGGAATCCag CGGCTGCCCCGCGCCTGCAGTACCTGCTGGAACCGCTGCACGAGGTGGTTCACACCCAGCGCGGTGCCACGGTCACCCTGCCCTGCGTGCtgcgctccctgccccccagctacAAGGTGAAGTGGAGCAAGGTGGAGCCAGCCGACTTCCTGGAGAACATCGTCCTCATCACCAATGGGGCTCAGCACAAGAACTACGGGCACCTGGGCGCCCGGGCCCGCCTGCGCCGCGGCCACCGCCTCGATGCCTCCCTCACCATCACCAACGTGGCGCTGGAGGACGAGGGGCGCTACCGCTGCCAGCTTGTCAATGGCTTGGAGGACGAGAGCCTCTCCCTGAGTCTGCAGCTGGAGG GTGTCGTCTTCCCCTACCAGACGGGCAACGGGCGCTACAAGTTCAACTACTTCGAGGCCAAGCGGGCATGTGAGGAGCAGGACTCCCGGCTGGCGACCTACCAGCAGCTGTACAAAG CTTGGACCGAAGGGCTGGACTGGTGCAACGCAGGGTGGATTCTCGATGGCACAGTCCACTACCCCATCATCAACTCCCGTGAGCCTTGTGGGGGACGCCTCCTCCTCCCGGGCATCCGGACCTATGGGGCCAAAGACAAGCAGAAGGACCGGTTCGATGCGTTCTGCTTCACCTCCGCCATGAAAG GCCGGGTCTACTTCATCCGTGGCCACCTCAACTTCAAGGAGGCCGGGCAAGCCTGCCGCAATCACGGCGCCACCATCGCCAAGGTCGGGCAGCTCTACTCAGCGTGGAAGTTCTCCCAGCTGGACCGCTGTgatgggggctggctggctgacgGCAGCGTGCGCTATCCCATCACCATCCCCCGGGCCCGCTGTGGAGGCCTCCCAGACCCCGGCGTCCGGAGCTTTGGTTTCCCCAACAAGGAACAGAGGACGTATGGGACCTACTGCTACTCGGTGAAGTAG